The genome window caattaatttgacattttcatttctaaggttggaaataacatcatggcaagtgcttagctcactagataatttttcacattttctacctctagagcataagcgtttttaaccttaacatgctttttgttttctttaattaggaagtcctcttgggtgtccaagagttcatccttctcatgaaaatagcactaattaactcatttaatttctccttttgttgcatgtttaggttggcaaaaagcgttaataaatcatcctcatcatcactagagctagcctcatcactagatgttgcatatttagtggaggatttagattttaccttcttcttcttgccatccttttccatgaggcacttgtggccgatgttggggaagaggaggcctttggtgacggcgatgttggcggcgtcctcgtcggaggaggagtcagtggagctctcgtcggagtctcactcccgacaaacatgagcatcgtcgtccttcttcttgtagtacctcttattttccttcttcttccccctcttgtcgttatccctatcactatcactagacaaaggacatttagcgataaaatgaccgggcttaccacatttgtagcaaacattcttggagcgggacttgtagtctttccccctcctttgcttgaggatttggtggaagctgttgatgatgagcgccatttcctcattttcgagcttggaggcgtcgatggggaccctacttggtgtagtcttctttcttctcctccgttgccttgaaggcgacaggttgcaccttgggtgttgaggtggtgccttgctcgatgatattcttggagcctttgatcatcaattcaaagctcacaaaatttcctataacttcctcgggagacattagcttgtatctacgatcaccacgaattaattgtacttgagtagggttaagaaatacaagtgatcttagaataaccttaaccatttcatggtcatcccacttggagctcccgaggttgcacacttggttcaccaaggtttttagccggttgtacatggcttgcgggtcttctccttggttgagcataaagcgaccgagctctccctcgatcgtttcccgtttggtgattctggtcacctcatctccctcgtgcgcggtcttgagtacgtcccaaatctctttggcgctcttcaacccttgcaccttattatactcctctcgacttagagaggtgaggagtatagtagttgcttgagagttgaagtgctcgatttgggccaccttgccctcatcataatcttcatcccctacgaatggtacctgtactccaaactcaacaacatcccatatgcttttgtggagtgaggttaggtgatatctcatcatatcacttcacctagaataatcttcaccgtcaaacgtcggtggtttgcttaatgggaccgaaagtaatggagtatgtctaggaatgcgagggtagcgtagagggatcttactatacttcttgcactcttggcgcttagaagtgacggacgcggcgtcggatcccgatgtagagggcgatgaagagtcggtctcgtagtaaaccactttcttcattttcttcttcttctcgccactcttgtgcgtcctaatgcgtgaaggggatccctcctCCTTTTTGTTGCCGggctcctttgatggagccttcccgtggcttgtggcgggcttctcaccggtcaccatctccttcttggcgtggtcttccgacatcacttcgagcgattaagctctagtgaagtatcgggctccgataccaattgaaagtcgcctagaggggggtgaataggcaaatctgaaatttataaacttaagcacacactacgagccagggttagcgttagaaataaaagcgagtccgaaagagagggcgaaaacaaatcacaagcgaataaggcggatgacacggtgatttgttttaccgaggttcggttcttgcaaacctactccccgttgagggtcacaaagaccgggtctctttcaaccctttccctctctcaaacggtcacttagaccgagtgagcttatcttctcaatcaaacgggacactaagtccccacaaggaccaccacacaattggtgtctcttgccttggttacaattgagttggaatcaagaatagaggaagaagaaaagcaatccaagcgcaagagctcaaatgaacacaagtatctctctctcactagtcactatgtgattggaatgatctcggacttgggagatgatttgatctctttgtttgtgtcttgtattgaatgctatagctcttgtatgaggtgtgaaagctgaaaacttggatgcaataaatggtgggtggttggggtatttatagccccaaccaccaaaggagtcgttggtggaggctgttgtcgcattgcgccagccacgtcactcggccgttgggttctgaccgttggagcttctgacagctgggccaccggacagtccggtggtgcaccggacagtcactgttcactatccggtgcgccttctggtgcatgtcttgacttctgcgcgtgcaggcgcgcactgtagcgcattaattgttcttgcagacgaccattggcgctgtgtagccgttactccgctggcgcaccagacagtttggtgaattatagcggagcggcttccagaattcccgaaggtggcaagttcagactggaattccctggtgcatcggacactgtccggtggtgcaccggacagtccgatgcgccagaccaggacacacttcggtagtcttttgctctttttgtttgaaccctttcttggtccttttattggtttgttgtgaacctttggcacctgtaaaacttataatctagagcaaactagttaatccaattatttgtgttggacaattcaaccaccaaaatcaattagaaaaaggtgtaagcctatttcccgttCAGTTAGTATCAAATGTATTCATAAGAGCTCTACTTTTTAGATAACAAACATGAACCccatcgtaatgattaatgaatATCCTGTTTTTCTTTGCACGTGCACCCCTACGGCAAGAAAACGAAAGATTGTTTTCTAtgggcgtgttcggctggctacaagccgacactgttgcagctgtttggattgctgcagctgcaatccatagagagaaaaatactgtagaagccgcagccgcagccggattgcagccgcagcaagccgcagcgaacaagccgTATATCTTTCTCATGCCTCTACTACTAATGAGAAAGTTCAGGATCTACATCTAGGATTTGCCATGACGCCGTTACTCAAACTCAACACACATTTCCTATTCCTACTTCCTGAATCCTGATACTCTCTTCATTTTTTTATTTGACGGTTTGCGGTTTATTTTTATATATTTAGCGTTAAATAAAAAAGGATGGAGGTAGTATTTGTAAGAAAAATGGGTAGCTCGTTTTTATACATGACAGCTCGGTACTTATATTTGGGCTTCAAAAAAGTATGTTCCGGCCTGGCTGTCAGTCGCTGTACATGCTGCCCAAGCCTTCTCATATTTGCGATTCAAAATATCACGGGTCCGGCCCAGTGGCCTGTCCTGCTGCTAGTCGCTGGGCGCCTGGCTCTCTCGTCGGCAAATCATCAAGCCTATCCAGCCAGACGTGCCGTTGCGCCACGAGTCTCCGACCTCGGTtgtcggccggccggccggctccCCAGTTCCTATTTTTTATAGAAAAAAAGAGAAACTTTCGAATTTTTGAGCAAATTATGGAATTAATAACTTCCCCAGGATTTCGCTTCAACGGCTAATTCGGCCTCCTGGAACAATCTTTTCGCTTTCCCACGGCACCACGTGTCTCCTCATGTCCGCCCGTTCCGAGTTCTGACGGCGAGCCCGTCCTACTCCTCCCAAAGCGAAGTCAAAACGGAACCAAATCACAAAGCGCAAGGGGGGTGGCCCTGCCCCGGAGAAAGGAACACCCAGAACGGTCGCTCTCCCCCGGCCCCGCCGAGATGGACACGGGCTGCCTCCAACCACCCTGCAACCCCTCCTCGTCGGAGGCGTCGGGAGGCGACGCCTCCGACGCCTGCGGCTCCGCCTCTGCCTCCCGGTCCTCCTCCGCCCGCCGCAGCAAGGGGGTGCGGCTCCGGCTCCGGCTGCGGCGAAGGCGGCAGGAGCCGGGCCCCGCCGCTACGCCTGGGGGTGAGGGTCAGGGTGGCGCCGGCGTGCAGGTGCAGGACGACCTCGCGCTGCCCCTCGGGATGTCGTTCGCGGCCGTCCTCGCGCAGGTTCGTGGTGCCATTCGCTCGGCCGATCTCTCCGTAGCTTCCCCCATTTCTGGCGCGGTGTTTATGTCCGCATTTTACCGTTCTACCGAATTGCACGTAGTTCTCTAGTCTTAGATCCTAGTCCACACGACCACACATAGGATGCGGGCGCAACGCCAAATACTGCCGCCCTGGATCAATTTCGTTCCCTCTATGGTTGCAAATTGCTATTATTCCAAGCAATCGTGCGTCATCAGAAGTCAAATTAAATGTGGTAACTTGGGGTCCGAAAAGTGGTGATAGAGCCATACCAGTATGTCAAATGTGGCAGCTGGGGGTCAGAGAAGGCGTACCCTTTTGAGGGAGGGAAATTGTCGGGGACATATTCTTTGCAATCACTCGTTTGGCGTGCAATTAAACCATCCAAAGCATCCAATCTACATCTAACTAGGTGAGAGGATAGAATGCAAAAACGCCTGACATACCAAATGAGTGATTGCACAAGATATGTCCCAAATTTGTAATTTTTTTTTCCATTTCCGTTGTCCTGAAATTGTCACCTTTTTTCATTTCTGTGGGGGACACGCTACTTTTGTTCATCTTGTATTGCAACATTTGCTATCCATTCCGAAACCAAGCATGGGATTGCATTTCATATGATTGTCTGCTCACACCTCACTGTGTGTCATCTGTCCATCCGCTCGACGATTTCACATACACATACATTTCTCCAGAGGCGTCATCATTCACATGAGCACGAAATAAAATCCTATATTCACCCATGTGCAACTTCACGTTGGCATCATCATATACAGGTTGTGAATACAAAGAATCGTTCAGGCGAAAGATTACAGCCTGCACTTCTTTCCAAGGTTATTATACTACAATTTGACTAATAAAACGTACAAAACCATGAAACTCTTTGTAGTTTGAAACTGAGCCTAGACTTTGGATGCAGATCTGTACATCGGCAGTGAAGGAATCATTGAGaaatgtaagcctaattccctttatcATCGCACAGCTCAATTGTTAATAGGATTCATAATACATCTTTCACTTACCATTTGTATAGATATATGGTAACAAGTTAGACAGTTTTATGAGAAACTTTGAGAAATCATTCAGCAGCACATTGACAACGCTTCATCTTGTTAATGAGATGCCTGTCTATGGACAAGGTCCAGTTCCTCAATGTTCTTCTAAGCATGAAGACTCTGAAGCTTCAAGCAAGTTGAGCACTGGTGGTACACAAAATCTAACGCGTGAAATCAAGCAGGAGCGTTTGAATTCAGTGGAAAGTCAGCTTGTTCTTTATGCTGGCGGCTATCAGCAGATGACTCGCCGCGCTCATAGCTTATCTTCTCCTGAAGCTGATCAGCGCATCCTTAATGCATTTGAGAGATCTTTGAAAGAACAAACTCGGTCAAATGAGCTCAAGGAATTTGAGATAAGCCTTAGCATGAGAAAGTTGAAGCTAAAACAGTCTCAACTAGAACTTAACTCCTATTCACACATGTTAGACAAGATTAAGTTATCCTTGGGATTTCAGAAAGCTTCCTTCCAAGTGGAAAAATTCAAGACTCAGATGCAGGACACGAGGCATGCACAAATAATGAGGACACTCATAGATTTTCTTGTTAGTGCAGTGATTATTATGTCAGTATGCTTTGGGTATGGAACTTATACTTATTCATACCAAAGGATAACTGATATTACAGCAGCATGTTCAGCCACTTCAAAGGTACTCTCGTTATCTGTGTTTTTTTATCAGTAATCAATGAATGATACAATCATAAAATTAGAAAGAATCTCTGCTGTCCCTCTTGCAGGGATCTAAATCATGGTGGATGCCAAATTCAGTGTCAAACTTCAATACTGGGTTGCTCTTCATAAGATGTCATGTAATAGCTGCAACACGGATGTTCTTTGGTATAGTAATGATTTTGGCAGTTGTTTGGTTAGCGTTCCAGCGCTCTGCGGTGTCTGTATCAAGTATGCCAGTAACTTTTAACATCATTCTGTTGGGAGTTATTTGTGGCTACGCTGGAAGGTTCTGTACCAACACACTTGGTGGTGATGGGAACATGTGGCTTATATGCTGGGAGGTACTTTGTTCCGTCCATTTGATTGGAAATTGTTATCCATCGGTCTTGTACCGTGTTCTCCATGGTCCTATATCTGTATCTCATAGCAAGGAGTCTGTCTGGTTCCCGTATTGGATTCGCCGTTGGATGTTTTATGCTGTGCTGGGGTTTTTTATCCCAGCCTTGAATGGCTTACTGCCATTTGCTTCTCTTTCTGACTGGAATAACCATTTCACTAAGGAGCTAAAATCCATCTTCATTGATGAGAGAATCGAAGCCTGAATGAATCATGGATGCAACAATTGGTGCAGTGTTGTCCTTTTTGTGCCAGCGGTGCAGCCAAAGGAAAGCGAGGACTGAATGATCTTTAGCTGCAACTAGTGCACAATGTCAATGATTTCTGAGAAATGAAATGGTTCTGTTTGAGAAGCGATTCAGAAGTTCAGCTTGGTGTTGTCTCAAGAGAATAATATATGGGATGGAAGTTATAGGCACCGTTCAAGGAATAAGTTGACTGTACACTACTGCAGGAGACGCTAGCATTTTGATCCAACTCAACGTGCTTTCATCAGTGCCTCCTACCACCGCAGTCAAAGCTTCAGATGATCTAGGATTTTGACTTTTGAGATCTTCGTGTCTCTTCGACTTCAAATGCCTCGATTTGCCCTAGGCATTTTATGATGCAAGTTTACATTACAGTTCAGCGTGTAGGCAGGTTCACCACCAGTTGGAAATTCTGTTGAATTCGTTTTTGTTGTCTTTGTTGTAGCTCGATAATTTGTTTTTTTCACTGTAAATATCAAGAGCCGTTTATCTGGTACTGGCTGCTTACTCTTTGTGGTTAGTTTATGTGCATGTTATCTCCGGGCTTGAGAGAACACAGCCTGATGTTGTACTTGTTCAGTGTGTTCATGTATTGTAAGTGCACTTGCATTTAAGCCCAAAAACTAATGTAAGATTTTGATGTGTACAATTTTTTTATGGGATCATATACCCAATCATGTACTCCTTCAGGATTGCGGTGGTTTGCTTATGCAAGACTTCATGTGCTTATCTGATACAATCATTTTTCCCAAGTTTGAGCATCGTGACGGAGCGTAGAACTGTATGCAACTGACGGTGGAGTTTGTGCAGTTAGTTGTATAATTCAGGTCAGGTTTTGACGGCACGGCACATATTCATATGGCCTTAAGCATGCCATTTTGTAGTTAGTTGACAAGAAACAGAACTGTAGCTGCTGTCATGCAACAAGCGCACTGATTACGGACTTGCACGTCTTGTCACCAGGATTATCACTCTAAAAATGTTGTTTAGTTACAATCAATGTGATATTCACAAGGTGCATGGATGTACATACAACAGCTGCGTCTGGAACTGCCTCCAAGCGAAGTATACGCCCTTTTGTTCAAGATTACATGACTGCTGGAACATATGGTAGGGCATTTACCTCAGCTCCTGTCACCGAGCTTTTTTACATGAAAGCGAGGTGATCATCTCCTCATCCCGTAGCCGCTTTCCATTTGCGTTCACAAAACTGCAGGAAAATTTAACTGGTTGCTGTGTCTCCACATCCCATAGCCGCTTTCCATTTGCATTCACAAAGCCGCAAGAAAATTTAACTGGTCGTTGTGTCTCTGCTCCATAGTCAATCATCGACCACCCATTGCAGTAACAAGCAAGAAAGACAAATTTGTCAGTTGCCGCATGTATGTATGGATAATTATGAAGCACCATGTAGTTAGTAATTAGAGAACTGGTCAGAAAGCTCACCTGAACTGCATTGTACTTGCGTAATCTTCTTAGCTGGGATTGGGTCGTCCAGCCTGAGCCTTCTCTTTAGACCAAGGATGATTTCATCGCTGAGTACATCGTGCCTTCGTTTTGGAAGAACTGATTTGTTCTCTTGAGGCTTGCTCTTCTTGGGACATCTTTCTACTTCGACTCCAGATTTTCGCTTTGGGCATGGAGGAGTTGCAGAATCTGAAGAATATAATGTTGGTTAGCTATTAAGTTAGGGTTACCTCTCTATATAAGGAGTGGCAGGAGTAGAGGGAGGAAGAAGATATAGATCTGGTTTACTCCTAGGGCCTCCTACGGGAGCAGGGGCGGACCCAGTGGGTGGTCCATATGGTCCACGGCACACCCTAAAATTGTATAAGGTTAGTTAGCATAGTGGTGTAAGTACTATCTTTTGAGTTTGGTAGTCAAGGTTCAAGTCTTGTTGATCTCTGTTTTTTTTTTAATATTTTTTCTGGCACAGCCTAAGCGTAGTAGCTGGGTCCGCTACTGTACTTCACAACACAAATGAAAAACCATCAACAATACTGATTACTGAAGAATAATAGAGTATGAAGTGACAAATCGTCAACGACACTGAATACTGAAGAATAATATAGAGTATCAAACATTATCGTCTGCCACAAGATTTTACTAAAAAAATGTGTGAAACGAGTACATAACAGGTGATACATAGAAAATCGACAGCATTGATAACCTCAGAAATAAATATACAATTTATAGTTGTCAATCTCAAACATGTGCGTTACTTATGGGGTTTATGGTCCATGGCAACATTAGAGTGGCTCAGTAGACAGTAGCTCCACACTCTGCATCTTTGGTGGTATTTGATCATTCATTCCAAATGACCAAATATATGTAGCTGCAAATTTCATAAACTGGTTGATACTACTGATCACTGAAGCTAGTAAAAGGGCATAACAATGTGATGTATATGATCCCGAACACTGCAAGAACAGAGGCGTCGATCACCCAACCACGACCGCACATTGTAACATTCAAAGATACCGCTCGTTATTTCCCTACCAGTTAGCAATAGGATCACGATCAATGAAGTAATCAGAGTTCCTAAGGGAGCGAGGCCCAAACCTCAACGCACCTGAGCTCGGCGCAGTAGGCGCGGCGGGCCTGCCGTGGACGACAACGGGCGCGGCGGCGTCGGCGCCGGTGGGCAGCCCGCGCTTCGCGAAGAAGGCGAGGAGCGCGCGCCACGTGACGGCGGAGCAGACGTGGCCAGGGCCGCGGCTGAGGAAGTAGCCGTTGGGCCGGACGGAGGCGGGGTCCAGCCCCAGCGCGAGCCCCACCCTGGCCAGGTCCACCCCTGAGCCGCCATCCACCGTGATCGCCACGGTATCCGCTGGCGACGAGGGCGACGAGCGACGGAGGTGCACGGTGCGGAGCGGCGAGCCCATGGCGGCCGGCGATGCTCTCCGGAAGAGCGTGGCGGGGAGAGGGGCGGAGAACGGTCTGGactctgctgctgctactgcggaCTGCGGTACTGCCTTTTGGGGGAAGCGAGGTCTAGAAGGGTCGCCGCGCGGTCGGACTCGGGGAGTCGGGTCCGGGTGAATCGTGGGTAGGCCTGGGcacttttaggccttgttcgtttgtaccGGAttagtgggtcggaacgattcctaaccggattgcttctctaatttatataaactttgattagctgaaacgattccgggtgcaatccgacgtaAACGAACAATCCCTTAAGCCGAAACCGAATTACCGAACCGAAAATTTGAAAACCGCACCGAAGTTTCGATTTTTCGGGGTTCGGTGTCAGGTTCGGTTTTAATTCCTGAGAACTTCGGTTCTCGGTGTCGGCCTCGGTTTTAGGCTTACACCGAACCGAAAACACCGAACCGAAATATCAGCGTCATGCGTCCCACTCCCACCATTCTACCGTAATCGGCCCATATGCCATAGCCCATAGCCCACTTCTCCGTGCGACTGAGAACTTCTCTGCGCCAACTCGGTAGTCGCCTAGTCGGCAAGACGCCAAGACCAGACGCTCAACGACGCGGCCCTCCTTCAGTTCCAACTTCCAACCCTAATCCATTCGACTTCGACAGACCGGCGGCGCTCCCCACTCCCCACTTCCCCAGTTCCCCGCTCCGGCGCTCCCcagtccccacgcggccaaccgcCAACCAGTGCGCAAGGCCTCAatccggcggcggcggcagcggcagctcTGCGGCCTGCGGGCTACGAGCGGTCGAGCTGAGGGCCACGAGCGGTCGAGCTGAGGGCCACGAGCGCACGCCTGCGGGCTACTGTGGCAGCAAGACTGCAAGAGGAGGCGGCGACTGTGTCTGTGCGACTGTGCGGACAGTGCGGTGGCCGGTGGGCTACTGAAAATAATTTGATTTGTTCTACCCCTACCGGTTTGTAAGTTTGTTGTTCCAGCCGCCCGCAACTGAAATAATTTGATTTGTTCTAGCTGTATCCGATTTGTTCCAGCCGCCTGCAAGTCTGCAACAGACTAATAATTTGATTTGTTTGTACATCTCAAATGTTTCTTTCGGTTGTAAATTGTAATGCTCAAGTACTTTGTTTAGCACACTTTGTGAATAATATAAGCTGTGGGCTGTGGCTAATAAACCAAACAGCCATACGTGTAGGCGTGTAGCTCTGTTGACTACTGCGATGGATTTCGGATGTTCAGTTTAAACCGAACTCCGAACCGAAAAACTGAAAACCGAATAGCTCGGTTTTCTTTTGTGAGACGCGTAGATCGGTCTGCTCTGTCTGTAAACCGAACTTCTACAACACCGAAAAAACCGAACCGAAAAAACCGATTACACCGAATGCCCAGGCCTAATCGTGGGTCCGGGTCCAGACCGCAGCAAACTAGTAGGTGTTTATTTCTGGGGAACTAATTTTTATTCTGTGTTGCCACGGGTCACAAGAATATTCAATTAAATTATCCAtaaaaatatctcaagatttttaTTAATTATCTCCGTCGCATAATATTTTTATGAACGCatgggtaccataggcagcaaatcagagacctTCATCCCTCgtctcccccacttccaaggtttcataGAAGAGGAGGGGAAGAAAAGAGGCGGACATATCTGTTCGTTGCCGAAGAAGGacgacgaagacctgggcatATGGAGACGACATAGGTAGTATgccgctagatatatagggagagagcacgcaagcggagaaaaAAGCCCaaccggagcagctccaaaccgagaggcatcCGCACCAGGCGTCAATCTGAGAAGGGCATGAGAATGTGAGTGTCTTCCTAGCACTGGACCCGCCGAagtgacacaacaccaccaccaactccgtagcatatggtGACTGTTGTCACGCTACGggtcttggttgtccaatatctcagacctgaactcctcatcgccaagataacctaagcgtggcaggcgccaccatgtcctcctcgacggcaTACACGAAGAAAGATCAGGAGCATGACCACTCGccccgtacccgcgtcgacgagcgtcggtcggctcgcggttgcgaccgtgggcgggggcagcaggttggggaggaagaacagagcGAAGGTCGGGAAGACGAACGAGATGTCCGATGACGACGAAAACGATGGTGCAtgcatgatgtgaaacgtcctcgtggacgtgcaatagccactgcgcgagtcGGTGTTGGGGCTGGTGTCGGATGAATACGGGGAGAAGACGCATGCTCCTACGCCCTTTGTTGAGAATGGGGTGGTGCGGAG of Zea mays cultivar B73 chromosome 8, Zm-B73-REFERENCE-NAM-5.0, whole genome shotgun sequence contains these proteins:
- the LOC100279848 gene encoding Protein CPR-5-like, encoding MDTGCLQPPCNPSSSEASGGDASDACGSASASRSSSARRSKGVRLRLRLRRRRQEPGPAATPGGEGQGGAGVQVQDDLALPLGMSFAAVLAQVVNTKNRSGERLQPALLSKICTSAVKESLRNIYGNKLDSFMRNFEKSFSSTLTTLHLVNEMPVYGQGPVPQCSSKHEDSEASSKLSTGGTQNLTREIKQERLNSVESQLVLYAGGYQQMTRRAHSLSSPEADQRILNAFERSLKEQTRSNELKEFEISLSMRKLKLKQSQLELNSYSHMLDKIKLSLGFQKASFQVEKFKTQMQDTRHAQIMRTLIDFLVSAVIIMSVCFGYGTYTYSYQRITDITAACSATSKGSKSWWMPNSVSNFNTGLLFIRCHVIAATRMFFGIVMILAVVWLAFQRSAVSVSSMPVTFNIILLGVICGYAGRFCTNTLGGDGNMWLICWEVLCSVHLIGNCYPSVLYRVLHGPISVSHSKESVWFPYWIRRWMFYAVLGFFIPALNGLLPFASLSDWNNHFTKELKSIFIDERIEA
- the LOC103636358 gene encoding uncharacterized protein produces the protein MGSPLRTVHLRRSSPSSPADTVAITVDGGSGVDLARVGLALGLDPASVRPNGYFLSRGPGHVCSAVTWRALLAFFAKRGLPTGADAAAPVVVHGRPAAPTAPSSDSATPPCPKRKSGVEVERCPKKSKPQENKSVLPKRRHDVLSDEIILGLKRRLRLDDPIPAKKITQVQCSSETQRPVKFSCGFVNANGKRLWDVETQQPVKFSCSFVNANGKRLRDEEMITSLSCKKAR